In Oreochromis niloticus isolate F11D_XX unplaced genomic scaffold, O_niloticus_UMD_NMBU tig00006607_pilon, whole genome shotgun sequence, the DNA window TTATTCAAACccagatttttttccctcctctagAAAATATAAACCTATGTTGATGCCTACTGTGTGagtatatatataaatagatTTGGGCATACAGGTACAGCTAAAAGCAGATCTCCAAGGCACCAATTGCACAATGCTGAAATTAGTTTCAAAGGGTAACGCTGTACCCGAAAAGATGTTCAGGTATtaagaaaaaagtaaatcaaATCCTAATTTATTAGCAAGCAACAGGTTCTTCCAGTTAAAGAGGACTTGCTATGCTCATTACCATCTCCATGTtgttattcttggactctactgGAGTAGCTTTGCATTATTCAAGgatcaaaataataaatattcctTATTTTTCTTATACCGAGCCCTAGAGTAGCCCCATTAGTGCCTATCTTAGACTATTTTTCTTCTAAATGGCTTCCCCTAACAAACAGAGGGTTTGAACAACAAGTGGGTGGGGCAAAGACAGCCCCACTCTCTGACATCATCCAGAGccaacagcagaaaaaactgtctgaaaGCAAGTATTTAAAGCAGACTGAAGCTGGCACTTTTCCTTGCAGAGGTTACTTAGACATACACTGACCAATTAAAACCTAATAGGTAGCACAATAAGTCCAATTTGTCCACTGTTCGACAACAGCATATTTATAACAGTATCCCTCAAAGAAAAGTAGCAACTGTACCACTGATTGTTTCCAACAGTTAATCTAATTCTTTGGACTCTTACGAATCCCGTTAAACAAGCCTTGACACGTTTTGTCGTACCAATAAATGTGGATAACTGGAAAtggaaataaatggaaaaatattCAGTCTCTAAGTAATCTATGATGAATTACTGTTAACGGTAAAATGCAAATATATTCATACGCACGGTGAAAACATTCATTTTCATGCATTCAAAAACAGATGTAGGCTAAAAACCTTGAACTTTAGAAATTAACTTCAAAATGgcagctttgctttgctttacaATGTACATCAAAATTTCAATCCAAAGGTTCTGGAGTTAGTCAAAAGTTGAATAGCTGAAGCTCGTTTTCCTGTTACttacactcagtttatttaacaaATCCCAGAGCGTCAATTATGTTGGAATGAGGCAGTAGGATACAAAGCGAGATGTGAGTGCTCCGGACTGGGAAAGCTTCTTGGTCTTATTTAATATACAGCAGGCATTTATGGTGAGGATAAGTGCACTACACATTGACCTGTATCTGTGTCCATCCTGCAAACTCACCAGATTGTTTTTTTACTAAATATCGACACACACCACCTTTGCGTAACCCTATTTAATGATTACAGGCAGTAAGAAGGCACCCTCTATAATGCCAGAACCGGATACTGTGGGACATCGTGTTCACACGGACATCTGCTGTGAGGAATCTCGCTGGTGATCGTCAGATTTGGGAGAATGAGAGAACACGGTGCACAAACTCGTCTTAACAGCAGCTACATAACGTGACACGGATGCTGATTCATTTCTTGAGCTCGCTTATGCATTCTTTGGCAAAGTTGTACAATCACAGaactcaacaacaacaatgccTGTGTGAACACAAACTCATATGAATCATTTAATTTGGATTTTAACTGAAGCACTGATGGGCAGGGAAATGAGCCTGAGAAGCTTTAGCTTCTCTTGGTCAGAGGTCTGCCCTCCCGGATGTGCTTGGCGCTCCTCTTTTCCGTCTTCCCcttctccctcaccttcctcaGGCGCCGTGGAGGTGGTGTACCTCTTGATTCACTGTCCTCCTGAGCGCTGGATGTATCCATCCCATCACGCTCTTCGGGAATATTTGGAATGGCCCCACTGCTCCCATCTAAAATGTTCCTCAGGGACGGGTCCTCTGGTGTGCAGGTAGCAGTGGTGCCACTCTCACTGCTGCTCAGGTCCTGCTCTTCACCATACCGCCCGCCTCGGCTGTGGTGCGGCAGGGAAGAAGCCCTGATAGAAGGTCGGTCACGCTCCGTCTCGCGGATGCTTTGCTGAGGCTCGTTCATGTCCACCCCTGAGTCCAGGCTGGTGTCGTTGCTGCTCGGCGGGCGGTGGTGGCTCTGGAGCTCAATGATGGAGTGGCGAACCTGGGCTGCTGGCTTCCCGTCTAAGGAGACAAACCAGGCTCTGGGTGAGACGACAAGGACTTGCCACGCGTCAGCTCCAGCAAGGTGCGCTCTGAAATCCCCTGCAACTCACTGGGCACGCCGTGCCCGGTGTTGAAGCCCTCCATGCCAGCTGCCTCATTAAGAGTCCCAGGCACAGAGACGGAGGATTCAAGGAGGTTACTGTAGCGTCCCCACACACTGTTAGGGCCTTGCCCCTGAGGGGGCGTCTCCAGAGGCTGGGGATCATCTTGGCTACTCTGCTGTGGGCTGCTCCCACCTTGTGAGTGGTGGTGAGGAACTTTGGGTAGTGTCTGGGTGTAGCTGTCTTTACTTGCAGGCTCTGAGTGAGCATCATACTCACTTCCGTTGCGGGGGAAGGTGGCGGACTTGCAGCCCGGTAGCTGCTGCTCCTGAGCACTGAAGAGCTCGGGAGCGGGAATAATGGCCACTGGCTGGTTGTAGATATGGACCAGCTTATCCTGAAAGAAGTTGTCGCAGTTGATGTTGGCCCGGTTCTGCTCCGACTTCTCCCTTAGTCGAGACACCTCTTCACTGTTGATGTAGTGAGGTGACGGCTGAGGACCCTTCAACCGATCTGGAGTGATGTTTTCATAAAGCGGTGCCGCAGGACGAGTCCTGGATCCTCCACGTAGATGTTATAGTTGGCTTTGTGCCTTGGAGTAGATGACGGTTCGCACTGGACGCTGCAGGTGGCGAGGCTGTTGTCGCCTGATCGGAACAACAAGCCCTCTTCCATGTGGGTGGAGGTGGTTTGGTCTTTCTTTACAACCGTCAATTTGGAAAAACGCGCTCTCCTCCTTCTGGGCTCACGATAAGAACCTCTGTACATGGGAGAAGCAAATGTTAACCGGGACAAGCTTTGGTCTACAGGCTTTTCAGACTCACTCAAAGAACCTTTAAAGTAGAAACTGTTTCACTATTTCATTACTAACAGCCTATCAAAGCCGAGGACAGAGTAGCACATTTACTTGCTAAGCAGCTCTTGAGAGTTAGCATAACTGTGGCAGCTAACTGAGACAGTGCTATGCTGCAGAGTTAAGATAACTGATATGGTGAAGTAGCAACAAGCATGGCAATCATTTCTCCtagtgctgcagctgcacagtCTTCTGATCTACTTTACTGAAAAAAGCATGCATAGTTTACCATTTTCACTAAAAATGCCCAAATAATCCAGCAATCTTTTGCAGCGATATACAGGGAACGCTAAGCTAAGGTTACAGCTCGCAGCTTTAGCCTAGCCTTCCCTGTATGTAAGGTGTCAGAAGCTAACAAAGTTCTGTTTTAATTAGAAATTTTGAGCCCAAAATTTTTCTTTAGTTTATATCGCAAATTTATATCTGTTCCAAACAACTGTTAATTGTTTCCTTGATTACTGAAAACTGCCATATTGAGCCATATTGTTTGAGCCCTAATTTAAAGTGACATTGTAACCAGTTAGGCCAAAGAGAAATTTACTTATACTGTTAAAGTCCTGTGAAAATCTAAGCACAACCATAGCAGAAATAACTTAAAGTAATTATTTTCTGTATGGCTTTATCATTTTCTGAGATTGTTGTGAGGAATTTTGTGTATGCAAAGTCGCAGGCAAATCTGAAGAATAAGAACTGCTAAGAAGATTTCTTTAGAGATGCATTAGAAGACGATCTTGAAGCTATGGATGCACTCTTAGATCACACCTTTTTAATCTTCCTCTTGTTGATCAGCGTTGCATATACTGTCAATTGAAAACATTTCTAGAAGGGTTTCTTACCCACAGTGGCACAGGAGCAAGGACAGAAATCCGATCACTATGGCCAGAGTTCCACCCAGTATTCCTACAACAGGTAGGTATGGTAAGATAGGAAATCCAAAGAGTTTGCATGTCCCAGATAATCTAAAAGGATAAATGTATAAGATGTGAAACAGGTCTAAACAAAAATAGCATTCACATGTGTTAATGAAGGTCAATGAGGTGTCTACCTCTTGATGAAGGCAGAGGGGCGGCGATCCAGTAGCCCAGATGGGAAGCAGTGTAAGTCCAAACCAGCTCGTTTCCAACCGTTTTAACTATTCCCAGGCCATGATTCTCCCAGCCACCTTCAAACAGCAAAGAAAATAGCATGAGAGGAAATTTCTTTAGGTCTTTGTCTTGTaattcagctgctctgctgctaTTTGCATTGCTACCTGTCTTCTGGTTGAAGGCCCAGGCTGGCACAGTATCAGAGGCCCTGAGGTGTGTGTGGTGGCCCAGCGGCAGACTGATCTGGATGGGTCCTCGAACCTGTAGCTCCTCGCCGCTGGAGTACAGCAGGACGCTGATGGCTGCCACGGCTTTCAGATCAATACTTCTGAAAACTGCATCACAGTCCATGCCAGGAATGTAAATGGTAAAGCATATTGTTTGGGTACCTCAATAAAAaaagccatccatccatctccaaAGTCACACTTTCCAGTTCCTCCTGGGGAATGCTGAAACATTCCCAGGCCAGACGAgatatataatctctccagcaggTTCTGGGTCTACTCCAGGATCTCCTTCCAGTTGGGTTTTCCTGGAAAACCTCCAAAGACAGGCACCCGAGAAGCATCCTAACCAGATACCCATACCACCTAAAGTTCCTCACCCTATCCCTGAGGCTGAGCCGAACCACCCTACAGAGGAAGCTTACCTCAGCCCCTTGTATTCACAACCTTACCTTTTCATTCTTTACCTAGATTTCATGACCAGAGGTAAAGGTTGGGACGTAGATGGAGGTGGCTCAAAACCTCAGCCACCTAACCCACCACCGACAAGGAGTGTGAGCTGGGTGTGTGGACCCTTCAGCACTGTTTCTGGGACGTGGAACTCATTTTAAAGGCATGATTGACCTTTTTCATTCTGTACCTCTTTAACTGGACCAATGTCACTGTGATGTTAAAACATCTGATgaggaaatgtttttctttacctGATTTGTTGCTGATGAAGCCCGGAGTGCAGTTGGTGCAGTCCTTCGCCAGGTGAGGATGTGGTACAGTCAGGTACGCCATCACCGAAGACATGTTGGTCTTATCTGGGATTGTGAGAATGTTCTTTGGGAACTTCACCATCGGCTGTGATGAGCTGTCTGTGAAAACAAACGGCAGGTTATCAATAGGAATTTGGGCACGTGTGCCTTTTAAGTCGATTCAGCCTTCTGCACAGTTGTACACATCTGCAAGCAGCTTTGCAAACCACTTCCACAACAGCTCCTCCTTTAAAGGTGTAATTGAATCTTCTCTTGACTCAAATAATCTTTACAGTGACTTTAGTTGAACTCATTTTAGTTCAGTAGCCACATACAGCTCAGTTTGGTCTGCTGTTTCAATCTATCGATTTAACTGTGAAGCAAACTAGCTAAAATGAACCCTCACTGGGTAGTTGATCTTACAGTCAGTATGTTCACTTTAAATTACTAATGAAAGTCTTTTCAATGTAAAGAAAAGGGGCCACTGCCATCCATCCACTGGGCTGCTGTACACAGTGATAGCACAAGTACATTAAAAACTGACTAAATAAGAGCAGCCTGTGTGCAGAAAAGcagtttgtttagttttctgcAGTCTGAATGTGGAATTGTCTTTGCTGAAGTTTGACAGCAGTGATACCTGCAGAGTGAGCCTTAAGCAGCTTCACTACATTCATTTTAGAGAGGGAATGGAAGGGAAAGTTACAAGATGGTTAATGGTTTGGACACAGTGGCACTGACAAACAGACGGGACACTGGGAGTCACCAAGGGGGACAAacttagaaatgagtacattaGAGGACGGTTACTCTGGATATATTTTACTCCTGTGCAGTAAGGGCTGATGCACCAAACCAGGAACGCAGCACAGTGTTTGCAAACTATCCAGAGGACTGAATCGTACCTCTGGGCAGACCGATTCCAGCCTCTGAAGCCACATGTTTAGACACCTCTGTTTCGTCTCAGTGTCTCTGCCAGGTGTGTCCActttacactgtcaaacacaCTCAATAGCCTACTTAAAGCAGTGTAACTGAATACTAAAAGCCTAAacacgtgtgtgcgtgtgtgaaggACTCACCAGGTAC includes these proteins:
- the LOC109198028 gene encoding LOW QUALITY PROTEIN: protein FAM171B-like (The sequence of the model RefSeq protein was modified relative to this genomic sequence to represent the inferred CDS: deleted 2 bases in 1 codon); translated protein: MEGYVPSLLPWSTNKRPKQGGGGMFLFCWPYVEKGKGAGGDQGKWEQVLWRRNAGSFLLCHVAVAPHSQGNIWLFEDSVLITGKVPDSSSQPMVKFPKNILTIPDKTNMSSVMAYLTVPHPHLAKDCTNCTPGFISNKSVFRSIDLKAVAAISVLLYSSGEELQVRGPIQISLPLGHHTHLRASDTVPAWAFNQKTGGWENHGLGIVKTVGNELVWTYTASHLGYWIAAPLPSSRDYLGHANSLDFLSYHTYLLTRPAAPLYENITPDRLKGPQPSPHYINSEEVSRLREKSEQNRANINCDNFFQDKLVHIYNQPVAIIPAPELFSAQEQQLPGCKSATFPRNGSEYDAHSEPASKDSYTQTLPKVPHHHSQGGSSPQQSSQDDPQPLETPPQGQGPNSVWGRYSNLLESSVSVPGTLNEAAGMEGFNTGHGVPSELQGISERTLLELTRGKSLSSPRAWFVSLDGKPAAQVRHSIIELQSHHRPPSSNDTSLDSGVDMNEPQQSIRETERDRPSIRASSLPHHSRGGRYGEEQDLSSSESGTTATCTPEDPSLRNILDGSSGAIPNIPEERDGMDTSSAQEDSESRGTPPPRRLRKVREKGKTEKRSAKHIREGRPLTKRS